In Chryseobacterium shigense, the following proteins share a genomic window:
- a CDS encoding alpha/beta fold hydrolase: MEERIIEVRNQKLYITYNNTFEGKPVIIFLHDSLGCAQLWRDFPLKLSEMTECNVLLYDRLGYGKSGPMLTHERPVNYMELEADLLNDLLTELNIDNVILFGHSDGGTIVLITAAKYPEKIKAVICEAGHIFVEDVTLKGVYDAWDAYKTTSLPERLAKYHGDKVEVLFRAWTETWTREDYRSWNIEYLLKDIQCPLFFIQGDADEYGTLDQVEKTVSQVSGAAEKFIIQEAGHTPHKEFPELVLGKVSEFIGKIYSSK; the protein is encoded by the coding sequence ATGGAAGAGAGAATAATTGAAGTAAGAAATCAGAAACTTTATATAACATACAACAATACATTTGAAGGAAAGCCTGTTATCATTTTCCTCCACGATTCCCTGGGCTGTGCACAGCTTTGGAGAGATTTCCCGTTAAAATTGTCAGAAATGACGGAATGTAATGTTCTGCTGTATGACAGATTGGGATATGGAAAATCCGGGCCGATGCTTACCCACGAAAGACCGGTGAATTATATGGAACTGGAAGCCGATCTGCTGAATGATCTGTTGACCGAACTGAATATAGATAACGTTATTCTGTTCGGGCACAGTGATGGCGGAACCATTGTCCTCATCACCGCTGCCAAATATCCTGAAAAGATAAAAGCCGTAATCTGCGAAGCAGGACATATTTTTGTAGAAGATGTTACTTTAAAGGGCGTTTACGATGCCTGGGATGCCTACAAAACAACCAGCCTTCCCGAACGGCTGGCAAAATATCATGGTGATAAGGTGGAAGTACTTTTCAGAGCCTGGACGGAAACCTGGACCCGTGAAGATTACAGAAGCTGGAATATTGAATACCTTTTAAAAGATATTCAATGCCCTTTATTTTTTATTCAGGGAGATGCTGATGAATATGGTACTCTGGATCAGGTTGAAAAAACAGTTTCTCAGGTAAGCGGCGCGGCAGAAAAATTTATCATTCAGGAAGCAGGGCACACACCGCATAAAGAGTTCCCGGAACTTGTTCTCGGTAAAGTATCGGAGTTTATTGGAAAAATATATAGTTCAAAATAG
- the queG gene encoding tRNA epoxyqueuosine(34) reductase QueG, translated as MEILNTGAEKYSQLIKSKAEHFGFQSCGISKAGFLEEDAPNLEKWLKNNFHGKMKYMENHFDKRLDPRLLVEGSKSVISLSYNYFPKEKISTLDNYKISKYAYAEDYHEVVKEILREMVSELQQEIGEFGFRVFVDSAPVLERSWAKKSGIGWVGKNANLITKQNGSFYFLAEIICDLELVPDHATTDHCGTCRKCIDACPTDAIVSEKIIDGSRCISYATIELKNEIPDYFQDRMEDWMFGCDICQDVCPWNRFSSPNLQNRFIPNESLKNFKKEEWKEITQEIFSEIFRKSPVKRTKFAGLKRNIEFLERSSDKL; from the coding sequence ATGGAAATCCTGAATACCGGTGCCGAAAAATATTCCCAGCTCATAAAGTCCAAAGCAGAACATTTTGGATTTCAGAGCTGTGGTATCTCTAAAGCAGGATTTTTAGAAGAAGATGCTCCAAATCTTGAAAAATGGCTTAAAAATAATTTCCATGGCAAAATGAAATACATGGAAAACCATTTTGATAAAAGACTGGATCCCAGATTATTGGTAGAAGGATCAAAATCTGTTATTTCATTATCCTATAATTACTTTCCAAAAGAAAAGATATCCACACTGGACAATTATAAGATCTCAAAATATGCCTATGCAGAAGATTATCATGAAGTGGTAAAAGAAATTCTCCGCGAAATGGTTTCTGAGCTTCAACAGGAAATAGGAGAGTTTGGGTTCCGGGTTTTTGTAGATTCTGCGCCTGTTTTGGAAAGGAGCTGGGCAAAAAAATCAGGAATTGGCTGGGTAGGAAAAAATGCCAATCTTATTACCAAACAGAACGGTTCCTTCTATTTCCTGGCAGAAATTATCTGTGATCTTGAATTAGTTCCCGACCATGCCACTACAGATCATTGCGGGACGTGCAGAAAGTGTATTGATGCCTGTCCTACAGATGCCATTGTTTCAGAGAAGATTATTGACGGGAGCCGTTGCATCTCTTATGCAACCATAGAACTCAAAAACGAAATCCCGGACTACTTTCAGGACAGGATGGAAGACTGGATGTTCGGATGTGATATCTGCCAGGATGTGTGTCCCTGGAACAGGTTTTCTTCACCCAATCTTCAGAACAGGTTTATTCCGAACGAATCATTGAAAAACTTTAAAAAAGAAGAATGGAAGGAAATTACCCAGGAAATATTCTCCGAGATCTTCAGGAAATCTCCTGTAAAAAGAACAAAATTTGCAGGTTTGAAACGAAACATCGAATTTCTGGAACGTTCTTCGGATAAACTTTAG
- a CDS encoding murein L,D-transpeptidase catalytic domain-containing protein, which yields MKFFTVMLSAYLVLSCSNETKKVHYAVENSVVQAKRPEADLQEVKVKAEEALKFCTSKKLSTDFCILIDMSLHSGIKRFFVWDFKNRSVSKKYLVGHGCGSNPWSSDGSRDNPQFSNEDGSHLSSLGKYKLQGRGYSEWGINVKYLMHGLEETNSNALKRYIVFHSWDKMSDDEVFPKGSPEGWGCPTISNNAMKEIDPMIQNSEKPVLMWIYK from the coding sequence ATGAAATTTTTCACTGTAATGCTCTCAGCTTATCTTGTGCTTTCATGCAGTAATGAGACTAAAAAAGTTCATTATGCTGTAGAAAATTCTGTGGTTCAGGCAAAAAGGCCGGAAGCGGATTTGCAGGAAGTTAAGGTAAAAGCAGAGGAAGCTCTGAAATTCTGCACTTCAAAAAAGCTCAGCACGGATTTTTGTATTCTGATTGATATGAGCCTTCATTCCGGTATTAAAAGGTTTTTTGTATGGGATTTTAAAAACAGGTCCGTCAGCAAAAAATATCTTGTGGGACATGGCTGTGGCTCAAATCCGTGGAGTTCAGACGGTTCAAGGGACAATCCGCAATTCAGTAATGAAGACGGAAGCCATCTTTCATCCTTAGGAAAATATAAACTGCAGGGAAGAGGCTACAGCGAATGGGGAATTAACGTAAAATATCTCATGCACGGTCTTGAGGAAACAAACAGCAATGCTCTAAAAAGATATATCGTTTTCCATTCCTGGGATAAGATGAGCGATGATGAAGTTTTTCCCAAAGGTTCCCCGGAAGGCTGGGGCTGTCCTACCATTTCCAATAATGCCATGAAGGAAATTGATCCAATGATTCAAAATTCTGAGAAACCGGTTTTGATGTGGATTTATAAATAA
- a CDS encoding peptidylprolyl isomerase: MTNKLKITFLLGIFMMIFSSNMNAQLKPGELVDGIAAVIGDEIVLESDVNEQMNYAKQQGASETDKCDFLENLISNKLLVYEAKKDTLIENRSAAIKEQANAKYRQLLSQFPDEKTMLAAYKFRNGYEMKNAIEKIDVDQYYGQAKYQRITEKADVTPNEVTDFYNLYKMQLPEVKDEISLAQIMIYPKLTDAHKEDLIKRLKKIKADIAAGETFESQARIYSEDEGSAANGGLYKNIFKGQMVKPFEAAALNLQENEISDPVESEFGYHIIQLIKKSGKVYDARHILLKATPTDDEIKTAKAKLDSIKGLIIAGKITFKDAAFKFSDDKKTKFNAGIISGADGSDKIERESIPGSITYELAGLNKGDITSPFEDDDNKRKVIKIIKMEDVIPAHQITLETDYNRIKQMALNKKRNEMIEKFVNSKLPTTFISIDGRYDSCNFKANWKKESIKK, encoded by the coding sequence ATGACAAATAAACTAAAAATCACTTTTCTTCTTGGGATTTTCATGATGATATTCTCTTCAAACATGAATGCTCAGCTAAAACCGGGAGAATTAGTGGATGGTATTGCTGCTGTTATCGGGGATGAAATTGTTTTGGAATCAGATGTAAATGAGCAGATGAACTATGCCAAACAACAGGGAGCCTCCGAAACTGATAAATGTGACTTCCTTGAAAACCTGATCAGTAACAAACTTCTTGTTTACGAAGCCAAAAAAGATACATTAATTGAAAACCGTTCTGCAGCTATTAAAGAGCAGGCCAATGCAAAGTACCGTCAGCTGCTTTCCCAGTTTCCGGACGAAAAAACAATGCTTGCTGCCTATAAGTTCAGAAACGGGTATGAAATGAAAAATGCTATCGAAAAGATAGATGTAGACCAATACTACGGACAGGCAAAATACCAGCGTATTACTGAAAAAGCAGACGTAACCCCTAATGAGGTTACCGACTTCTACAACCTGTATAAAATGCAGCTTCCGGAAGTAAAAGATGAGATCTCTTTAGCACAGATTATGATCTATCCTAAACTTACAGATGCCCATAAGGAAGACCTTATCAAAAGACTGAAAAAAATAAAGGCAGACATTGCTGCTGGAGAAACTTTTGAAAGCCAGGCCAGGATCTATTCAGAAGATGAAGGATCTGCTGCGAACGGAGGACTTTATAAAAACATTTTCAAAGGGCAGATGGTAAAGCCATTTGAAGCAGCTGCACTCAACCTTCAGGAAAATGAAATTTCAGATCCTGTTGAATCTGAATTCGGATATCACATTATACAGCTGATCAAGAAATCAGGGAAAGTGTACGATGCAAGACACATTCTGTTAAAAGCTACCCCTACCGATGATGAAATCAAAACCGCAAAAGCAAAACTAGACAGTATCAAAGGTCTTATTATTGCCGGAAAGATTACATTTAAAGATGCGGCTTTTAAATTTTCAGATGATAAAAAAACAAAATTCAACGCGGGAATCATTTCCGGTGCAGACGGTTCTGATAAAATTGAAAGAGAAAGTATTCCGGGATCTATCACTTACGAATTAGCAGGTCTGAACAAAGGAGATATTACTTCTCCCTTTGAAGACGATGATAATAAGAGAAAAGTTATAAAGATCATTAAAATGGAAGATGTTATTCCTGCACACCAGATCACACTGGAAACAGATTATAACAGGATCAAGCAGATGGCTCTCAATAAAAAGCGGAATGAAATGATTGAGAAATTTGTCAACTCTAAACTGCCAACAACATTCATATCCATTGACGGACGTTACGACAGCTGTAATTTCAAAGCCAACTGGAAAAAAGAATCAATCAAAAAATAA
- a CDS encoding TIGR02117 family protein: MTVKIALLYVLKTIGIILGIVALYVIMALLLPLIEVSADHTTQPKDIPIYIYTNGVHTDIVMPVKNDLQDWSTKIPFSNTKSKSTDYNYIGIGWGDKGFYLDTPTWADLKFSTAFKAAFWLSDSAMHCSYYKTMKEAEDCKMIMISRDQYKDLVKFVEDKFDRDQNGNFILIPTNAVYDVNDAFYDAKGKYSFLNTCNTWANDALKAAGQKAAWWTPSDVGIFRHYK; encoded by the coding sequence ATGACTGTGAAAATTGCATTATTATATGTCCTGAAAACCATAGGAATTATCCTGGGAATTGTTGCCTTATATGTTATTATGGCGCTTTTGTTGCCGCTTATAGAAGTTTCTGCGGATCATACTACACAACCGAAAGACATCCCGATTTATATTTACACCAACGGCGTGCATACAGATATTGTCATGCCTGTAAAAAACGACCTTCAGGATTGGAGCACAAAAATTCCGTTTTCCAATACAAAATCAAAAAGTACAGATTATAACTATATAGGAATAGGATGGGGCGACAAGGGTTTTTACCTGGATACTCCAACCTGGGCAGATCTGAAGTTCTCTACTGCCTTTAAAGCCGCATTCTGGTTAAGTGATTCAGCAATGCACTGTTCTTATTACAAGACCATGAAAGAAGCTGAAGACTGTAAGATGATTATGATCAGCAGGGATCAGTATAAAGATTTAGTGAAATTTGTAGAAGATAAATTCGACAGGGATCAGAACGGAAACTTTATTCTCATTCCTACCAACGCTGTTTATGATGTAAACGATGCATTTTATGATGCTAAAGGAAAGTACAGCTTCCTGAATACCTGCAACACCTGGGCAAACGATGCACTGAAAGCTGCAGGACAAAAAGCCGCATGGTGGACCCCCTCTGATGTTGGGATTTTCAGACATTACAAATAA
- a CDS encoding PfkB family carbohydrate kinase yields the protein MKLLVVGSVAFDAIETPFGKTDKILGGAATYIGITSSVLGVKSGIVSVVGGDFPQEHLDMFTNRAINIEGIEIVKEGKTFFWSGKYHNDLNTRDTLATEVNVLENFDPKIPDSMQDAEILLLGNLHPGVQLSVLEKMNNRPKLVILDTMNFWMDSAWDILMDMIAKTDVITINDEEARQLSGEYSLVKAAKKIHTMGPKYVIIKKGEHGALLFHDNKVFAIPALPLEEVFDPTGAGDTFAGGFAAYLAKKGKVDFETMKSALIVGSAMASFTVEKFGTERIEEVNESDMFNRLRQFKELTTFDVELQ from the coding sequence GTAAAACTGATAAGATTTTAGGAGGAGCAGCCACTTATATCGGTATCACTTCTTCTGTTTTAGGCGTTAAATCTGGTATTGTTTCCGTTGTTGGAGGAGATTTCCCGCAGGAGCACCTTGATATGTTCACAAACAGAGCAATAAATATTGAAGGAATTGAGATCGTAAAAGAAGGAAAAACATTCTTCTGGTCCGGAAAGTACCACAATGATCTGAATACCAGAGATACTTTGGCTACAGAAGTGAACGTTTTAGAGAATTTTGATCCGAAAATTCCAGATTCCATGCAGGATGCGGAAATCCTTTTGCTTGGTAACCTACACCCGGGCGTTCAGTTGTCCGTACTGGAAAAAATGAATAACCGTCCTAAGCTGGTAATTCTTGATACCATGAACTTCTGGATGGATTCAGCATGGGATATTCTTATGGATATGATTGCTAAAACTGATGTGATTACCATTAATGACGAAGAAGCAAGACAGCTTTCAGGAGAATACTCTTTGGTAAAAGCAGCTAAAAAGATCCATACAATGGGTCCTAAGTATGTAATTATTAAGAAAGGAGAGCACGGAGCTTTACTTTTCCACGACAATAAAGTATTTGCTATTCCTGCACTTCCGCTGGAAGAGGTTTTCGATCCAACCGGAGCAGGGGATACTTTTGCAGGAGGTTTTGCAGCTTACCTTGCTAAAAAAGGTAAAGTTGATTTCGAAACAATGAAATCCGCTTTAATTGTAGGTTCTGCAATGGCTTCTTTCACTGTTGAAAAATTCGGAACAGAAAGAATTGAAGAAGTAAACGAATCCGATATGTTCAACAGATTGAGACAATTCAAAGAATTAACAACATTCGATGTTGAACTGCAATAA
- a CDS encoding NAD(P)H-dependent flavin oxidoreductase yields the protein MKTDQNRITELFNIQYPIIQAGMIWHSGWRLASAVSNCGGLGLIGAGSMYPDILRENIQKCKQATDKPFGVNVPMLYPNLEEIIQIILEEGVKIVFTSAGNPKTYTETLQKEGIKVAHVVSSTKFAVKCEEAGVDAVVAEGFEAGGHNGRDETTTFCLIPNVKKHISKPLIAAGGIALGSQMKAAMILGADGVQIGSRFAATVEASAHENWKKKITELNEGDTHLTLKELAPVRMVKNRFFNELEDIYLSGRNKEALVASLGRARAKRGMFEGDMEDGELEIGQVSALINDILPVETVFSNLLKEFKEAKEPGL from the coding sequence ATGAAGACAGATCAAAATAGAATTACAGAGCTTTTCAACATACAGTATCCTATTATTCAGGCCGGAATGATCTGGCATTCAGGATGGAGGCTGGCTTCGGCGGTTTCTAACTGTGGCGGATTGGGACTGATCGGGGCAGGAAGCATGTATCCTGACATCTTAAGAGAAAATATTCAGAAATGCAAGCAGGCTACAGATAAGCCTTTTGGCGTTAATGTACCGATGTTATATCCTAACCTTGAAGAAATTATCCAGATTATACTGGAAGAAGGGGTAAAGATCGTTTTTACGTCTGCCGGAAATCCTAAAACCTATACGGAAACCCTTCAGAAAGAAGGAATAAAAGTAGCCCACGTAGTATCTTCTACCAAATTTGCGGTAAAATGTGAAGAGGCCGGAGTAGATGCTGTTGTAGCTGAAGGTTTTGAAGCTGGGGGGCACAACGGAAGAGATGAAACCACTACCTTCTGCCTGATCCCGAATGTGAAAAAGCATATTTCCAAACCATTGATTGCTGCAGGAGGAATTGCATTAGGCTCACAGATGAAAGCCGCGATGATTTTAGGTGCAGACGGCGTACAGATTGGTTCCCGTTTCGCTGCTACCGTTGAAGCAAGTGCCCACGAAAACTGGAAAAAGAAAATTACAGAGCTGAATGAAGGAGATACCCATCTTACCTTAAAAGAACTGGCGCCTGTAAGAATGGTCAAAAACAGGTTTTTCAATGAACTGGAAGACATTTACCTGTCAGGAAGAAATAAAGAAGCTTTGGTAGCCTCATTGGGAAGGGCAAGAGCCAAACGCGGAATGTTTGAAGGAGATATGGAAGACGGTGAGCTGGAAATAGGTCAGGTTTCTGCTTTGATCAACGATATATTACCGGTAGAAACCGTTTTCAGTAATTTATTGAAAGAATTTAAAGAAGCAAAAGAACCGGGCTTATAG
- a CDS encoding rhodanese-like domain-containing protein, producing MSLIEVIKSGNYELIDVREPMELEMDGNIEGAQNIPLGEVEDRKEEILSVEKPVILFCRSGNRSGKALEYLNGQGLKEGYNGGGWAELKAVLEANQGTF from the coding sequence ATGTCTTTAATAGAAGTTATAAAGTCTGGAAATTATGAATTAATTGATGTTCGTGAGCCAATGGAGCTTGAAATGGACGGAAATATTGAAGGTGCGCAAAATATTCCTTTAGGAGAAGTGGAGGACAGAAAAGAAGAGATTTTATCTGTTGAAAAGCCGGTTATCTTATTCTGCAGAAGCGGAAACAGAAGCGGAAAAGCATTGGAATATCTTAACGGACAAGGCTTGAAAGAAGGCTATAACGGCGGAGGCTGGGCTGAACTGAAAGCAGTACTGGAAGCAAATCAAGGGACTTTTTAA